Proteins encoded by one window of Arabidopsis thaliana chromosome 2, partial sequence:
- a CDS encoding uncharacterized protein (unknown protein; Has 35333 Blast hits to 34131 proteins in 2444 species: Archae - 798; Bacteria - 22429; Metazoa - 974; Fungi - 991; Plants - 531; Viruses - 0; Other Eukaryotes - 9610 (source: NCBI BLink).): MFKLCQKPFAERKFEDQDQDWIENKSPQHSIQVGLSIQVVRPIIQHPRPGRCLLQIQVPLILTQLGLIDSQPIPTWSFRTSLYKPGESNQAGLTCWEPPSFYSET, translated from the coding sequence ATGTTCAAGCTTTGCCAGAAGCCTTTTGCAGAGAGAAAGTTCGAAGATCAGGATCAGGATTGGATTGAAAATAAATCTCCTCAGCATTCAATTCAAGTGGGTCTATCGATACAAGTGGTAAGACCGATAATTCAGCATCCAAGACCTGGCCGATGTCTACTTCAAATTCAAGTGCCACTTATCTTAACACAACTCGGGCTAATCGACTCCCAGCCTATCCCGACCTGGTCCTTTCGAACCAGTCTTTATAAACCTGGTGAAAGCAATCAAGCAGGACTTACCTGCTGGGAGCCCCCTTCCTTCTATTCCGAAACctag